From a region of the Tateyamaria omphalii genome:
- a CDS encoding sodium-dependent bicarbonate transport family permease, with protein sequence MDIVTEIVTTILAQLQKPTLAFLIGGMVLAALGSKFEIPDAIYKFIVALLLLKVGIGAGISVREANFVELAVPALLAAALGISIVVLGRFTLSKWRGVSQLDATATVGLFGAVSASTLAAGMAVLDDEGIAYEGFIGALYPFMDVAALVTAIVLARLATARKAATANVQGGTITMGGGTGGPAVEKGLIRGILVDTARSPAISALLLGIALGLFARPESVYASFYEPLFRGLLSVLMLIMGIEAWSRLSELKGVAHAYLFYGITAPLVHGALGFGAGLIAHHLTGFSAGGVVLLSIMAASSSDISGPPTMRAALPEANPSAYVGTSTGLGTPVAILSIPLFMALADWFVGF encoded by the coding sequence ATGGATATTGTTACCGAGATCGTTACGACCATTCTGGCGCAATTGCAGAAGCCGACGCTCGCCTTTCTGATTGGCGGGATGGTGTTGGCCGCGCTGGGCAGCAAGTTCGAGATCCCCGACGCGATCTACAAGTTTATCGTTGCGCTGCTGTTGCTCAAAGTTGGCATCGGCGCGGGGATTTCGGTGCGCGAAGCAAACTTTGTGGAACTGGCGGTGCCGGCCCTTCTCGCGGCGGCGCTTGGCATTTCCATCGTCGTCCTGGGCCGCTTCACACTGTCCAAATGGCGGGGCGTGTCGCAGCTGGATGCGACGGCCACGGTCGGCTTGTTTGGCGCGGTGTCCGCCTCGACCCTCGCGGCGGGCATGGCGGTTCTGGATGACGAAGGCATCGCTTATGAAGGGTTCATCGGCGCGCTGTACCCGTTCATGGATGTGGCGGCGCTGGTGACGGCCATTGTGCTGGCGCGGCTGGCGACCGCGCGCAAGGCGGCGACGGCCAATGTGCAGGGTGGAACCATCACCATGGGCGGCGGCACAGGCGGTCCGGCGGTCGAAAAGGGTCTGATCAGGGGTATTCTTGTCGACACTGCGCGGTCGCCTGCGATTTCCGCCCTGCTTCTGGGTATCGCGCTTGGCCTCTTTGCACGGCCTGAATCGGTCTATGCCAGCTTTTACGAGCCGCTGTTCCGGGGCCTCTTGTCGGTGCTGATGCTGATCATGGGGATTGAGGCGTGGTCGCGGCTGTCGGAGTTGAAGGGCGTGGCGCACGCCTATCTGTTCTACGGAATCACTGCGCCGCTGGTGCATGGGGCGCTGGGATTTGGTGCAGGTCTGATCGCGCATCATCTGACAGGCTTTTCGGCAGGCGGTGTGGTGCTGTTGTCGATCATGGCGGCGTCGAGCTCTGACATCTCTGGTCCGCCCACGATGCGCGCCGCGCTGCCGGAGGCGAACCCGTCCGCCTATGTGGGCACGTCCACGGGGCTGGGCACGCCGGTGGCAATCCTGAGCATCCCGCTGTTCATGGCGCTGGCCGATTGGTTTGTGGGGTTTTGA
- the ykgO gene encoding type B 50S ribosomal protein L36 gives MKVRNSLRSLKNRHRDCRVVRRKGRVYVINKTQRRFKARQG, from the coding sequence ATGAAGGTTCGAAACTCGCTCCGCTCGCTCAAGAACCGGCACCGCGACTGCCGCGTCGTGCGCCGCAAGGGCCGTGTGTACGTCATCAACAAGACGCAGCGCCGGTTCAAAGCCCGCCAGGGCTGA